One region of Edaphobacter bradus genomic DNA includes:
- a CDS encoding DUF1810 domain-containing protein — protein MPADSFDLQRFIDAQEQVYPQVLAELRAGRKRSHWIWFIFPQIAGLGSSPTSQHFALKSIAEAGAYLEHPVLGPRLRECTQLVLEIHNRMQGRAIDKILGDPDDLKFWSSMTLFAEATTENRLFLDAIATYFAGQPDTNTLRLLRVLSSEGQR, from the coding sequence ATGCCCGCCGATTCCTTCGATCTTCAGCGCTTCATTGATGCCCAGGAACAGGTCTACCCGCAGGTGCTCGCCGAACTCCGCGCCGGCCGCAAGCGCAGCCATTGGATATGGTTCATCTTTCCGCAAATTGCCGGGCTTGGCTCAAGCCCTACATCCCAGCACTTTGCTCTCAAGTCGATCGCAGAGGCGGGGGCCTATCTTGAGCATCCCGTGCTGGGCCCGCGCCTGCGTGAGTGCACGCAGCTTGTGCTTGAGATTCACAACCGGATGCAAGGCCGCGCGATCGACAAAATCCTGGGCGACCCGGACGATCTGAAGTTCTGGTCCTCGATGACTCTTTTCGCGGAGGCCACAACGGAGAATCGGCTCTTTCTCGACGCAATTGCAACGTATTTCGCAGGCCAGCCGGACACGAATACGCTCAGGTTGCTCCGCGTCCTATCCTCAGAGGGACAGCGGTAA